In one Massilia endophytica genomic region, the following are encoded:
- a CDS encoding anti-sigma factor family protein: protein MNTVSEAELQAWVDGRLPAARRAAVDQYLNDHPQEAKRLRAYREQNAGLRALFNPVLDETLPPSLAGVPQRRWRLPSQRLVAGLAIAVGAGLLGGAGGWMLHDRLQQDDAVLAAQARTALPRQAALAHAVYSPEVRHPVEVGADQQQHLVAWLSKRLGAALRPPLLAQQGYELVGGRLLPGDSGPVAQFMYADAAGQRLTLYVSPGQRGKQDTGFRFAQEGAVSVFYWIDGSFGYALSASVPKARLADIADAVYRQLEP from the coding sequence ATGAATACCGTCAGCGAAGCCGAACTGCAGGCCTGGGTCGATGGCCGCCTGCCCGCTGCGCGCCGGGCCGCCGTCGACCAGTACCTGAACGATCATCCCCAGGAAGCGAAGCGCCTGCGCGCCTACCGCGAACAGAATGCGGGCCTGCGCGCCCTCTTCAACCCCGTGCTCGACGAAACCCTGCCGCCAAGCCTGGCCGGCGTGCCGCAGCGCCGCTGGCGCCTGCCTTCGCAGCGCCTGGTGGCGGGACTGGCGATCGCCGTGGGCGCGGGCCTGCTGGGCGGCGCCGGGGGCTGGATGCTGCACGACCGCCTGCAGCAGGACGATGCGGTGCTGGCCGCCCAGGCGCGCACCGCCCTGCCGCGCCAGGCGGCGCTGGCGCATGCGGTCTACAGTCCGGAAGTGCGGCATCCCGTGGAAGTGGGCGCCGACCAGCAGCAGCACCTTGTGGCCTGGCTCTCCAAGCGGCTGGGTGCGGCGCTGCGTCCCCCGCTGCTGGCGCAGCAGGGCTATGAGCTGGTGGGCGGACGCCTGCTGCCCGGCGACAGCGGCCCGGTGGCGCAGTTCATGTATGCCGATGCCGCGGGCCAGCGCCTCACCCTGTATGTGAGCCCCGGCCAGCGCGGCAAGCAGGACACGGGCTTCCGCTTCGCGCAGGAAGGCGCGGTGAGCGTCTTCTACTGGATCGATGGCAGTTTCGGCTATGCGCTGTCCGCCAGCGTGCCCAAGGCGCGCCTGGCCGACATTGCGGATGCAGTCTACCGCCAGCTGGAACCCTGA
- a CDS encoding RNA polymerase sigma factor, with product MRDDSAQLLDCLPRLRRYARALLGDRSEADDLVQDTVERAWKRLSSWRQGSDMRPWLFSIMHNLHVDRLRRPAPELVALSEDLVQSTPSTGTLELRELDAALPLLPPEQREVLLLVALEEMTYEEVAATLGIPPGTVMSRLSRARERLRLLMLGHPVPVPLKVVK from the coding sequence ATGCGGGACGACAGCGCCCAGCTGCTCGACTGCCTGCCGCGCCTGCGCCGCTACGCGCGGGCGCTGCTGGGCGACCGCAGCGAGGCGGACGACCTGGTGCAGGACACGGTCGAACGGGCCTGGAAACGCCTGTCGTCCTGGCGCCAGGGCAGCGACATGCGGCCCTGGCTGTTCTCCATCATGCACAACCTGCACGTGGACCGCCTGCGCCGCCCCGCGCCCGAGCTGGTGGCCCTGAGCGAGGATCTCGTGCAGTCCACGCCCTCCACCGGCACGCTGGAACTGCGCGAGCTGGATGCCGCCCTCCCCCTGCTGCCGCCCGAGCAGCGCGAGGTGCTCCTGCTGGTGGCGCTGGAAGAAATGACTTACGAGGAGGTGGCGGCCACGCTCGGCATTCCGCCAGGCACGGTGATGTCGCGCCTGTCGCGCGCCCGCGAGCGCCTGCGCCTCCTCATGCTCGGGCACCCCGTGCCCGTTCCCCTCAAGGTGGTGAAATGA
- a CDS encoding COG4315 family predicted lipoprotein, with translation MKKILMLAAVLAIAGAAHAADPLKKSDGVLVDDKGMTVYTFDKDSANSGKSACMDGCLKLWPAVPAPAEVSAPYSVITREDGMRQLAYKGKPLYYYAKDAKAGERSGDNFKDVWHVVKD, from the coding sequence GCCATCGCAGGCGCCGCCCACGCGGCCGATCCGCTCAAGAAGAGCGACGGCGTCCTTGTCGACGACAAGGGCATGACGGTCTATACCTTCGACAAGGACAGCGCCAACAGCGGCAAGAGCGCCTGCATGGACGGCTGCCTGAAGCTGTGGCCCGCCGTGCCCGCACCCGCCGAGGTGAGCGCCCCCTACAGCGTCATCACGCGCGAGGACGGCATGCGCCAGCTGGCCTACAAGGGCAAGCCCCTGTATTACTACGCCAAGGATGCCAAGGCGGGCGAACGCAGCGGCGACAACTTCAAGGACGTCTGGCACGTGGTGAAGGACTGA